From Pararhodobacter zhoushanensis, the proteins below share one genomic window:
- a CDS encoding tyrosine-type recombinase/integrase, translated as MTRALLPDLPETHPDFIAAWVAEDSQTPARSKSVIGTLAHAVEDVGRARTFSALSEGYRAMMRREFDVIRSDYGTVKITTLRPKHIRADLAKLDPIKGNKRLRAWRLVFANCIERAWLDSDPSAGIKKIAENTTNRAAWTDEDVAAYRARWPIGTSARGCFELLWWTGCRDSDAVKLAWSQIGPDGVLTFRQEKTKGLAYVPWTAPLPSWAASWAGDRATAIEAVRAVAPGGFTMLEAHGGRSRSAKGLSNLISASARAAGIIGKTAHGLRVARLTAIAESGGPTQAIMSWGGHKTLKEAEHYTLTVNRKRQVVRAEQEQNDVKQA; from the coding sequence GTGACCCGGGCCCTTCTGCCCGACCTGCCCGAAACGCACCCGGATTTCATCGCCGCATGGGTGGCCGAGGACTCGCAAACGCCGGCCAGATCCAAGAGCGTTATCGGAACGCTGGCCCATGCCGTCGAGGATGTCGGCCGCGCACGCACGTTTTCCGCCCTGTCCGAGGGTTACCGCGCGATGATGCGCCGCGAGTTTGACGTCATCCGTTCGGACTATGGCACGGTCAAGATCACCACTCTACGCCCCAAGCATATCAGGGCTGATCTGGCCAAGCTGGACCCGATCAAAGGCAACAAACGGCTGCGGGCGTGGCGGCTTGTGTTCGCGAATTGCATCGAACGGGCGTGGCTCGATTCTGATCCGAGCGCTGGTATTAAAAAGATCGCAGAAAACACCACAAACCGCGCGGCATGGACCGACGAAGATGTCGCGGCCTATCGGGCGCGCTGGCCTATCGGCACCTCGGCGCGCGGGTGCTTTGAACTGCTATGGTGGACAGGCTGCCGGGACAGTGATGCGGTGAAACTGGCCTGGTCGCAGATCGGCCCTGACGGCGTGCTGACCTTCCGGCAGGAAAAGACCAAGGGTCTGGCCTATGTGCCCTGGACCGCGCCGCTCCCATCGTGGGCGGCCAGCTGGGCCGGGGACCGCGCCACCGCCATCGAGGCCGTGCGCGCCGTCGCGCCGGGCGGGTTCACGATGCTTGAAGCCCACGGCGGGCGCTCGCGATCGGCAAAGGGCCTGTCCAACCTGATCAGCGCCTCAGCCCGGGCCGCTGGCATTATCGGAAAGACAGCCCACGGCCTGCGCGTCGCGCGCCTGACGGCCATCGCGGAATCGGGTGGCCCAACCCAGGCGATCATGTCGTGGGGCGGGCACAAGACGCTCAAGGAAGCCGAGCATTACACCCTCACGGTGAACCGGAAACGTCAGGTCGTCAGGGCGGAACAAGAACAGAACGATGTAAAACAAGCGTAG